A single bacterium DNA region contains:
- a CDS encoding radical SAM protein translates to MRNQPQFRPPAEADSLILQVDQGCPYNGCTFCGMYKQVRYQRRSLAEIREMIEIEARHAPYTNRVFLADGDVMRRSFSDLEAILRELAAHFPHLARVNVYATGSGIMAKTSDELRALRALKLHTLYLGLESGDEESLRRVKKGETAEMMVGAGRVAQAAGMKISVMILLGLGGVERTRQHAFETAMALNRMQPRLLSALRVVPVPGTCLHDDVVSGIFKPLTELQVVQELRLIVQNLELTNTIFRANHTSNPIPLEARFGRDKNRLLSELDALIASGALNNRTPGRTPLWL, encoded by the coding sequence ATGCGAAATCAACCCCAGTTCAGACCGCCCGCAGAGGCCGACAGCCTGATTCTCCAAGTGGATCAAGGGTGCCCGTACAATGGCTGTACCTTTTGCGGCATGTACAAACAGGTCCGCTATCAGCGCCGTTCCCTGGCGGAAATCCGGGAGATGATTGAAATAGAGGCGCGGCATGCCCCCTATACCAATCGGGTCTTTCTTGCTGATGGCGACGTGATGCGACGCTCTTTTTCGGATCTGGAAGCTATCCTGCGAGAACTTGCGGCCCATTTCCCGCATTTGGCTCGCGTCAACGTCTATGCCACTGGCAGTGGAATTATGGCCAAAACCAGTGACGAACTTCGAGCCCTCCGTGCCCTGAAGCTTCATACGCTTTATCTGGGGTTGGAAAGTGGTGACGAGGAGTCCCTGCGCCGCGTGAAGAAGGGTGAGACGGCTGAGATGATGGTAGGAGCTGGGCGTGTGGCCCAAGCCGCCGGAATGAAGATATCCGTGATGATATTGCTCGGTTTGGGCGGCGTCGAGCGGACGCGTCAGCATGCCTTCGAGACGGCGATGGCGCTTAACCGGATGCAGCCCCGCCTGCTTTCGGCGCTCCGCGTGGTACCAGTCCCTGGTACATGCCTTCACGACGATGTCGTGTCCGGCATTTTCAAGCCGTTAACGGAGTTGCAGGTAGTTCAAGAATTACGTCTTATTGTTCAGAACCTGGAGTTAACCAACACGATCTTCCGTGCCAATCACACCTCCAATCCCATCCCCTTGGAGGCCAGGTTCGGGCGCGATAAAAATCGTCTGCTCTCCGAACTCGACGCTCTGATCGCCTCCGGCGCACTGAATAATCGCACTCCAGGCCGCACGCCGCTATGGTTATAG